The following are encoded together in the uncultured Sphaerochaeta sp. genome:
- a CDS encoding DeoR/GlpR family DNA-binding transcription regulator, giving the protein MDTLNTRQKSLLSLIQNQGAVSVQALFNEIEASEATIRRDLIHLENHHLIVRRRGEVFAVKKSLESAFQQREHLNKEAKQIIAHIAANQIQEHDTIILDAGTTTLEIARLLTNYHDLTILTNSLPIANIIAPSRLSLSLAGGHLFSQNMSTQGPDAEEFFKKVEVGKSFIGASGIRRLVGLETLNPFEAEIKKLMVDAAKKVYGVVDSSKFDTAGINVFCNFSDLDFLITDKPIRDEETLALLKRQGVEVLLPS; this is encoded by the coding sequence ATGGATACCTTGAATACACGTCAGAAATCCTTGCTTTCTTTAATTCAGAATCAAGGTGCTGTCTCAGTCCAAGCATTGTTCAACGAGATTGAAGCCTCAGAGGCTACCATTCGTAGAGATCTCATACATCTTGAAAACCATCATCTGATAGTGCGAAGGAGAGGCGAAGTTTTTGCGGTTAAGAAATCACTGGAGAGCGCATTTCAACAACGAGAGCATCTAAACAAGGAAGCTAAACAAATAATTGCGCACATAGCAGCAAACCAGATACAGGAACATGACACCATTATACTTGATGCAGGAACAACAACCCTTGAGATTGCACGGTTGCTTACCAATTATCATGACCTTACCATCCTTACCAACTCTCTTCCCATTGCTAATATAATTGCGCCTAGCCGTCTCTCCCTTTCTTTAGCAGGTGGGCATCTCTTCAGTCAGAATATGTCAACGCAAGGCCCGGATGCAGAGGAATTTTTCAAGAAAGTGGAAGTCGGAAAGTCTTTTATCGGAGCCAGTGGTATTCGTAGGCTCGTGGGCCTTGAAACCCTCAACCCTTTCGAGGCGGAAATCAAGAAACTCATGGTCGATGCGGCGAAAAAAGTATATGGGGTGGTTGATTCCTCCAAGTTCGATACTGCAGGAATCAACGTGTTCTGCAACTTCTCCGACTTGGATTTTCTCATCACTGATAAACCCATCCGAGACGAGGAAACCCTAGCGCTATTGAAGAGACAGGGCGTAGAGGTGCTTCTACCGTCATAA
- a CDS encoding type II glyceraldehyde-3-phosphate dehydrogenase yields MKKIKVGVAGYGVIGQRLADGVALQGDMELVGVADVAPTLSVRALKEKGMPYKFFTAMPNNTAALDEAGIPISGSLEDLVQQVDVMLDATSAGVGLKNKEIYKKYGKKAVFQGGEKNAIADVFFHGYANYEKGLGVDYLKLTSCNTTGLIRAVDCLDREVGAEKVAITIIRRVADPGDYHRGLTNALQMDKAPSHQAVDLMTIMPHVEATGILVHTPVTHGHIITVVLTPKKDISVEEAIEIFEKHPRIRVVSIDEGFLGNASLFRYARDLGNPRGDMYEIALWKDSVVKSGKDLMFAINIPQESVVIPENIDAIRAAMQMQSDRESGTSETNKYLGIGSWKK; encoded by the coding sequence ATGAAAAAGATTAAGGTCGGAGTAGCAGGCTATGGAGTTATCGGACAGCGACTCGCTGATGGAGTTGCCTTGCAGGGTGATATGGAGCTGGTAGGAGTTGCTGATGTAGCACCCACATTGAGTGTTCGTGCACTCAAGGAGAAGGGAATGCCCTATAAGTTCTTCACGGCAATGCCGAATAACACAGCAGCACTTGATGAGGCTGGCATCCCTATCAGTGGCAGTTTGGAAGACCTGGTGCAACAGGTTGATGTCATGCTCGACGCAACCAGCGCAGGGGTGGGACTGAAGAACAAGGAAATTTACAAGAAGTATGGCAAGAAAGCTGTCTTCCAAGGTGGGGAGAAAAATGCCATTGCTGATGTATTCTTCCACGGTTATGCAAACTACGAAAAGGGTCTTGGGGTGGATTACCTTAAGCTTACCAGCTGCAACACCACCGGTCTGATCCGTGCTGTTGACTGCCTCGACCGTGAGGTTGGAGCAGAGAAAGTTGCGATCACCATCATCCGTCGGGTTGCCGACCCAGGAGACTACCACCGTGGCCTGACCAACGCACTGCAGATGGACAAGGCTCCCAGCCACCAGGCAGTCGATCTGATGACCATCATGCCCCACGTGGAGGCAACCGGTATTCTCGTGCATACCCCGGTAACCCATGGACACATCATTACCGTGGTGCTGACACCAAAGAAGGACATCTCCGTTGAAGAGGCCATTGAAATCTTCGAGAAGCACCCTAGAATTCGTGTTGTATCCATCGATGAGGGATTCCTCGGCAATGCAAGTCTCTTCCGCTATGCTCGAGACCTCGGCAACCCAAGAGGCGACATGTATGAGATTGCCCTCTGGAAAGACTCTGTGGTCAAGAGCGGTAAGGACTTGATGTTTGCAATCAACATCCCTCAGGAATCAGTGGTCATCCCTGAGAACATTGATGCGATCAGGGCGGCTATGCAGATGCAGAGCGACCGTGAGAGCGGCACATCTGAGACCAACAAGTATTTGGGAATTGGATCATGGAAAAAGTAA
- a CDS encoding phosphoglycerate kinase gives MEKVTSIRMRSLEDVVLKGRTVIFRPDINSPIDPKTKRIVNTNRLEKAAPTLKALLDGGAKVALIAHQGDTLDYQNLIPLAEHAQILSKFTGYEVAYLDDVCGPTAQERVRSLKEGQAVVLGNLRYLSEEITAFEKEVKLQPSQMLDTWLIRSLAPLADLYVNDAFAAAHRNAPSMVAFQELLPTVGGKQLVAEYTALSKVASQPIHPCVFVLGGGKISDAFGMMRNVLENKTADAILCGGITALVMLLAKGVSLGDATWNFLKDRDLLMFVEQAKSLLESWPEAFVTPLDLAYEEGGKRLEATVETIAYSKDLQTKLFPDLGEKTIKRYKELIAEAGSVFVNGPAGVYENEHFEKATKEIWNAIAHADGYTVVGGGDTITAATRFTDLSQYSYVCTAGGAMVRFLSGKMLPLIEAMEKAWERESKE, from the coding sequence ATGGAAAAAGTAACCAGCATTCGTATGCGCAGTCTGGAGGATGTAGTGTTGAAGGGGCGGACCGTCATTTTCCGTCCCGACATCAACTCTCCCATCGATCCAAAGACCAAGCGCATCGTAAATACCAATAGATTGGAGAAAGCAGCCCCTACCCTCAAGGCACTGCTTGACGGAGGTGCAAAGGTTGCCCTGATTGCCCACCAAGGCGACACCCTGGACTACCAGAACCTTATTCCCCTCGCTGAGCATGCCCAAATCCTCAGCAAGTTCACCGGCTACGAGGTAGCCTATCTTGATGATGTGTGCGGCCCTACTGCCCAAGAGAGAGTTCGCTCCCTCAAGGAGGGTCAGGCCGTGGTGCTGGGAAATCTACGCTACCTCTCAGAGGAGATTACCGCCTTTGAGAAGGAGGTAAAGCTCCAACCATCGCAGATGCTCGACACCTGGCTCATCAGATCTCTGGCCCCACTGGCCGATCTCTATGTAAACGATGCTTTTGCAGCAGCCCACCGAAACGCCCCCTCCATGGTAGCGTTCCAGGAGTTGTTGCCCACTGTAGGAGGAAAGCAGCTGGTTGCAGAATATACGGCCCTTTCCAAGGTGGCCTCACAGCCAATTCACCCCTGCGTTTTCGTCCTGGGAGGGGGGAAGATCAGCGATGCCTTCGGTATGATGCGCAATGTACTGGAGAACAAGACCGCTGATGCCATCCTCTGTGGAGGGATTACCGCCTTGGTTATGCTTCTGGCAAAGGGTGTATCCCTGGGAGATGCCACTTGGAACTTCCTCAAGGATCGTGATCTCCTTATGTTTGTTGAGCAGGCAAAGTCTTTGCTCGAAAGCTGGCCGGAAGCATTTGTTACCCCTCTTGACCTTGCCTATGAAGAGGGAGGAAAACGATTGGAAGCAACTGTTGAAACGATAGCTTATTCAAAAGATCTGCAAACAAAACTATTCCCCGATCTTGGAGAGAAGACCATCAAACGCTACAAGGAACTGATTGCAGAAGCTGGATCAGTTTTTGTAAATGGACCTGCCGGGGTGTATGAGAATGAGCACTTTGAGAAGGCAACCAAAGAAATTTGGAATGCCATCGCACATGCTGATGGCTATACCGTGGTAGGAGGTGGAGACACCATTACCGCAGCAACCCGTTTTACCGACCTCAGCCAGTACTCCTACGTCTGTACAGCAGGAGGAGCAATGGTTCGTTTCCTCTCGGGAAAAATGCTTCCACTGATCGAAGCGATGGAGAAAGCGTGGGAGCGGGAGAGCAAGGAGTAA
- the larA gene encoding nickel-dependent lactate racemase — protein MQLSIPYLRDQGIEVTVSNKNLLGILEPNAIASAGEKESLERATANLVAFLKGADKVLVIINDATRPTPTPAMLSAILPQAEKAGIRDEQITILVATGAHRGVKEEEIEQLLGPYTERLKRRLISHDAKDSDSLVDVGKTRNGTPILLNKLLFSSDRIVATGSVEPHYFAGFTGGRKAFLPGIAGFATIEANHKLAIQDAAHSLALEGNPVHEDMMDALGHIKAPIFSLMSVLDKDQKVVDATSGDIVISFHEAVQVARSVFCVQVKQQADIVISIAKFPMDINLYQSQKGIDNGSLAVKDGGTLILVSSCREGIGDEEFANLLDSCKTPDEALQKINENYKLGYHKAAKMASVSKRISVQAYTELSDSLVKSLFLEPVHDLQQALDNALEHAKRNGVANPTVLVLPDGCVTVPSLD, from the coding sequence ATGCAACTGAGCATCCCCTATTTGAGAGATCAAGGGATTGAGGTTACTGTTTCAAATAAGAACCTTCTGGGTATTCTTGAGCCAAATGCCATTGCTTCTGCAGGTGAGAAAGAATCACTGGAGAGGGCAACAGCAAATCTGGTTGCTTTTCTCAAGGGGGCCGACAAGGTTCTGGTGATCATCAACGATGCCACCCGCCCTACCCCAACCCCGGCGATGCTCAGTGCAATCCTTCCCCAAGCAGAAAAGGCCGGAATACGAGATGAACAAATCACCATACTTGTAGCTACCGGAGCCCACAGGGGTGTGAAGGAGGAAGAGATTGAACAATTGCTTGGTCCTTACACAGAACGGCTGAAGAGACGACTGATCAGCCATGACGCAAAGGATTCCGATTCGCTAGTCGATGTGGGAAAAACCCGCAACGGCACCCCGATCCTTCTCAACAAGCTCCTCTTCTCCTCTGATCGAATTGTGGCAACAGGGAGTGTTGAGCCTCACTACTTTGCAGGGTTTACCGGGGGTAGAAAGGCATTTCTCCCTGGAATCGCAGGCTTTGCCACCATTGAGGCAAACCACAAGCTAGCCATTCAGGATGCAGCCCATTCCCTTGCACTGGAAGGCAATCCCGTACATGAGGATATGATGGATGCCTTGGGTCATATCAAGGCACCCATTTTCTCATTGATGAGTGTATTGGATAAGGACCAGAAAGTGGTCGATGCCACCAGTGGTGATATTGTCATCTCCTTCCATGAGGCTGTACAAGTTGCCCGATCTGTATTCTGCGTACAAGTCAAACAGCAAGCCGATATTGTCATTTCAATAGCAAAGTTCCCGATGGACATCAATCTCTACCAGAGCCAGAAGGGAATCGACAATGGGTCCCTTGCTGTCAAGGATGGTGGTACCTTGATTCTGGTATCCTCCTGCCGTGAAGGTATCGGGGATGAGGAGTTTGCAAACCTGCTTGATTCCTGCAAGACTCCGGATGAGGCACTTCAAAAAATCAATGAGAATTACAAACTCGGGTATCACAAGGCAGCAAAGATGGCCTCTGTAAGCAAACGTATTTCGGTACAAGCCTATACAGAATTGAGCGACAGCTTGGTGAAGAGCCTCTTTTTAGAACCCGTACATGACCTGCAACAAGCCCTAGACAATGCTCTGGAACACGCAAAAAGAAACGGAGTAGCCAATCCAACAGTCCTTGTACTCCCTGATGGCTGCGTCACAGTTCCTTCCCTTGACTGA
- a CDS encoding AraC family transcriptional regulator, producing the protein MESSESRILFKEDFSIKVNDDRNPLFYVFDYGVRSDAMNMEFQHFHDFYELFFLVDDHASHIIEGEYFTLQRYDVVLLKPSLLHMTMYPKGEKPKARLIVAFRISPSMSPMERQVTRLLRLFEEDPPIFRFSGSVLNRILQLFNTIYILGTELQPGYDLMIHGKFLELLWIMQTNRKMNLFTKAEITDSITQKIYEVTSYLHTHYAEELSLQEVADHFSVSSFYLSHQFKRVTGLNFVSYLQQIRVRNAQQLLLYSRMKIKEICASCGFTSFSQFSRVFSKFCAVTPSSFRKNSNHQSELILRSMDPERNADATPSKALQSEDEYRSVKHKNLISQGKEL; encoded by the coding sequence ATGGAATCGTCAGAGAGTCGAATACTGTTCAAGGAAGATTTTTCGATAAAGGTCAATGATGACAGAAACCCTCTATTCTATGTTTTTGACTATGGAGTGCGTTCCGATGCAATGAACATGGAGTTTCAGCACTTCCATGATTTCTATGAGTTGTTTTTTCTTGTAGATGATCATGCCTCGCATATTATTGAGGGCGAGTATTTTACTTTGCAGCGGTATGATGTGGTTTTATTAAAGCCATCTTTACTCCACATGACCATGTATCCAAAGGGAGAAAAGCCAAAGGCTCGTCTTATCGTTGCCTTCCGAATATCCCCCTCGATGTCCCCAATGGAGAGGCAAGTGACGCGGTTGCTTCGTCTCTTTGAAGAGGATCCACCAATTTTTCGGTTCTCTGGTTCTGTATTGAATCGGATCCTGCAGCTGTTTAATACCATTTATATTCTTGGAACAGAATTGCAACCGGGGTATGACCTGATGATCCATGGAAAGTTTCTTGAATTGCTCTGGATAATGCAGACCAATCGTAAGATGAACCTGTTTACGAAGGCGGAGATTACCGACTCCATTACCCAGAAAATCTATGAGGTCACGAGTTACTTACATACGCATTATGCAGAGGAGCTTTCTCTTCAGGAAGTTGCAGATCACTTTTCTGTGAGCTCCTTCTATCTTTCCCACCAGTTCAAAAGGGTCACAGGGCTGAATTTTGTATCATACTTGCAGCAGATACGGGTTCGCAATGCCCAGCAACTGTTGCTTTACTCAAGGATGAAGATCAAGGAAATCTGTGCATCCTGTGGTTTCACCTCATTCAGTCAGTTCAGTCGAGTATTCTCTAAGTTCTGTGCGGTAACACCCTCCTCATTTAGGAAGAATTCCAATCATCAATCAGAGTTGATCCTTCGTTCCATGGATCCGGAGCGGAACGCAGACGCTACCCCATCTAAGGCGTTGCAAAGCGAAGACGAGTATCGTTCTGTAAAGCACAAGAACCTGATCAGTCAAGGGAAGGAACTGTGA
- a CDS encoding glycoside hydrolase family 88 protein, with product MRTIDDTLTTLVEGFMPVLYASDDPDFAANKLAHGIEDAIRSRYQFWEWPHGVGLFGLWKLFEKTGDTYYLSMLTQYYDERIEQGLPGKNVNTMAPILALSYLAEHTGNSRYLEVCTEWTEWVMNGGLPRTREGGFQHRTTDDENPGQLWDDTLMMTVLAVANMGRIIGKESYIQEAIYQFLLHAEYLCDVKSGLWYHGWTFEGNHHFSEAFWGRGNCWITIAIPLFLETKGLPQSVRRYLQAILVRQIHALVPLQDAGGMWHTVLDDPTSYLESSATAGFGYGIIRAVKLGLLDSSYLRVAKKALNAVMENIDEHGVVQKVSYGTPMGKETKDFYKQIPLRPMPYGQALAMLLLMECQGMSL from the coding sequence ATGAGGACGATTGATGATACGCTCACTACCTTGGTAGAAGGATTCATGCCAGTGCTGTACGCATCGGATGACCCTGACTTTGCCGCCAACAAGTTGGCTCATGGTATTGAGGATGCTATACGAAGCCGCTACCAGTTCTGGGAGTGGCCGCACGGGGTAGGGCTGTTCGGTCTCTGGAAATTGTTTGAAAAGACAGGAGATACGTACTACTTATCCATGCTCACCCAGTACTACGATGAGCGGATTGAGCAAGGATTACCTGGTAAGAATGTAAATACCATGGCACCCATCCTTGCACTCTCCTATCTTGCAGAGCATACCGGTAATTCACGGTATTTAGAGGTATGTACGGAATGGACCGAATGGGTTATGAATGGGGGTCTTCCACGGACAAGGGAGGGGGGCTTTCAACATCGGACCACTGACGATGAGAATCCTGGACAGCTTTGGGATGATACCTTGATGATGACTGTTCTGGCTGTGGCAAATATGGGTAGAATAATTGGAAAGGAATCGTACATACAGGAGGCCATCTACCAATTTCTCTTGCATGCCGAGTATCTCTGTGATGTAAAGAGTGGTCTTTGGTACCATGGATGGACCTTTGAGGGCAATCATCACTTCTCAGAAGCTTTTTGGGGTAGAGGGAACTGTTGGATAACCATTGCTATTCCTCTGTTCCTTGAAACAAAAGGACTCCCCCAGAGCGTAAGACGGTATTTACAAGCCATCCTTGTTCGACAAATACATGCTTTGGTTCCCCTTCAGGATGCAGGAGGAATGTGGCATACCGTGCTTGATGATCCAACCAGTTATCTTGAGTCAAGCGCAACCGCCGGATTTGGCTATGGTATCATTCGAGCAGTGAAACTTGGCTTGCTTGACTCCTCCTATCTTAGGGTTGCAAAAAAGGCACTCAATGCTGTCATGGAGAACATTGATGAACATGGGGTAGTGCAGAAAGTCTCCTATGGGACGCCTATGGGGAAAGAAACCAAGGATTTTTATAAGCAGATACCCTTACGTCCGATGCCTTATGGCCAAGCATTAGCAATGCTCCTCTTGATGGAGTGTCAAGGTATGAGCCTGTGA